The genomic segment TCCTGTAAAAGATCATCTAAAATTTGTGTTATTTCCGTAATTTCAAAATTTTTATTCATAATCAATCCCCCTTTTAGTTTTTTAATTATTATATACCCATATTATATAGATATATAACAAAACTTACCATGTCATTGTTATATGGTAAGTTTGTAGAATTGTCCTTCCATCTTGTCTTACAAAAATGTATATACTCTAATTTAATCTTCATAAAGGTGTTTATTAGCATTTATATAATTTTCTCCCCAGATGTTCATGGAATCCAAAACTGGCTTTAAGCTCTTCCCTAGTTCTGAAAGTGAGTATTCAACCCTAGGTGGCACTTCAGGATATACCTTTCTAATAATTAATCCATCAGCTTCCATTTGTCGAAGCTGCTGTGTTAACATTTTTTGACTTATCCCATTAATTCCATTCTCAAGTTGGTTAAATCTTTGTGTTCCATCATCATGTAAATTTCTTAAAATAAGAACTTTCCACTTGTGTCCAATAAATTAATTGTCGTTGGTATTTTCGTTTATAAAACCAAACTATCCCCTATGAATGCTCTAGGAATATGTTTAAGTATAGCAGGATTAATTCTAATGAATAAAAAGTAAAAAACAGTCCTGAAATATCAAATGAATTAATAAATTAGCGGACAATTTTCACTTAAGAAAAAGTACTTATTTTATGACAATAAGTACTTTTTCTTAACTTCATATTCCCAATTGTTGCAGTGAAAAGTAGCTATCTTACCCACTTTAAGCAACCTTTTATTGAATTGAATTCATAAGCTCAAAGAAATATTTTGACTCTTGGGTTTTATAAAGATTGTACCAAGACTCTAGGGTTTGTGGAGAGAATACATCTAGAATTTTCAATATATGCAAAGCAAATTCAAGCGGAGCTATTCCAGAAGCAGTAATCAAACTTCCATCAGTTACTACACATTCCTGCTTATAATACATCTCTCCATCATAGTTTGGACAAATCATTTTAAGATACCCCAGGTCATTACTTGTATGATCTCGTTTATCCAGTACTCCCTCCATAGCAAGTCCTATTGTAGCACCACAAATTGCCCCTACAACAATACCTTTCTCTAAATATTTTTCAGCCATTCTTATAATTGGAGCATGAATTGCTTCTGTCCACGTATTCCCACCAGGTAGAATCAAAGCAGCAGTATCTTCAATACTACACTCATCAAGTTCAATTTCTGGCAATATTGTAAGACCTCCCATTGTAGTAATAGGGGTCTTGGTAATTCCTACAGTCACTACTTTTAGCGGCATTACTCCCTTTTTGTAGTACCTTCCCGAATTTATTTCAGCGATTAAATAACCTATTTCCCAGTCTGCCATTGTATCAAATACATAAAGATATACTGTATTCTTCATTTTCTATTCCTCCACATTCATTTTATCTCATATCTAGGAACTATCAAAAAGTTAATTCATTATAAACCTTCTTATTGAATTAAATATTTTTAACTTAAGCTCATCATCTTTCTTAGCTTCATCAAATACTGCGCCTAAATCATTCTTATCATATAGATCACTATAATTTAATTTTAAGTATTTCTCTACTGAATTTATTAAATTTATATCTAATTCTTTATCTTTTATTACCATAACTATCATTCCTTTTATCACAATATTTATTAGCACAAAATGAATTTCATTATATTTTAAATAGTATCCACTTACACCCTTCTATATCATACTTAAGCTCAAATATTTTCTCGATTCCTTCAATGATTGAACTGCAAGTAAATACCCACATTCTATTACCACATAGCTTTTCTAAATCTATACTTATTATTCTTCCTACTTTAATAATTTCGCATTTATTTTCTTCCTCAATTTTGAATCTTAATGGTTTTATTTTCCCATCTTCTTCGAAATGTGCTATCATCTCAATCTTCTTTGAAACAACTTTCATTACCTACACTTCCTCACAATATGCTGCTCATCATTGGATAATCTTCATGTGAACCAGTTCCCCCATTAATCGGTCTCACTCCTGAGTGTAGAAAAGTTGATCTAATAACGCTTTCCTTACCATATTTATTCCTTAAATCATCTAAAGTTTGATCTAGTTTCCTTTGCTTTTCGTTTTTTTCATAGTCAAATAGATTCTCTTGATAATATACATTGCTGCGAAGCTTAGTTACTCGTACTCCTAATTGTCTTATTTTTTCACCTTTCCAAGCTTCTTTAAATGCTTCTTTAATTCCCTCAAAGATTTTAGTTGTTGAGTCTGTAAAGTCATTTAATGGCTTCTGATGAGAATAATAATTAAATTGATTAGTTTTAACGCTCACAACAACAAGACTACATAAACTATTACTAGATCTAAGCCTCATAGCTACACTTTCTGTAAGAGATAATAATATTTTAAACGCTTCATCCATAGTCTCTACATCATAAGCAATAGTTGTTGAATTTCCTATTCCTTTAACCTCTAAATAATTAGAATCCCTTACTTCTGAATTATCGATTCCATTAGCATATTCATATATAAGTTTCCCATGAGAATGCAATTTACTTATTAATAAATTTACATCGGTATTTGCTAATTCCCCTATTGTATTAATATTTAATTTATGAAGTTTTGCTGCACTTGCACGACCAACCATAAACAAATCCTCTACAGGTAAATTCCACATTTTTGTGTGCATTTCATGCTTAAATAAAGTGTGTATGCAGTTTTTAGGTTTAAAATCACTAGCCATCTTAGCAAGTAATTTATTTGTTGAAATTCCAATATTGCAATTGAAACCTAACTCTTCACTTATTCTCATTTTTAATCTCATGGCTACTCTTTTATAATTCTCTTTTAAATGTGTACAATCCATAAAACATTCATCAATACTATATCTTTGAATCTTTGGAGAATATTCAGTAAGCAGTTCATATAGCGCATCACTTGATTTCACATACCAATTATAATCTGGAGGATAAATCATGAGATTGTTGCATTTAAGCTTTGCTGAATATATTGGTTCTCCTGTTTTAATACCATACTTTTTTGCTGGTATCGAAGCAGCCAAAATTATTCCATGCCTATTTTCTTCACTACCTCCAATTACTGAAGGAACTTCACGTATATCAAGTTGACTTCCGTATTGCAAAAGCTTTACTGCAGTCCATGAAAGATATGCTGAATTCACATCAATATGAAAAATCAATTTATCTTCACTAAAATCCATAAAACCATCTCCAAACATATGTTCTTTTGAATATATTATATTGAACATACGTTCTCTTGTAAAGAAAATTTTTCTCTTACCCTTCCCAAACTTTCTTATATAATCATCTATTTCCTTTAAATTCATGTTTTTAGCTACAAAAAATATTGCTGTATAATGCAAATTATCGAAATAAAGTGGTAGAAAGTTTCTGATCTATATCGGAGTTATTCAAATATTTGTCCAAGTTATAATTTTATTATTGTAACATGCATACATAAAAAACTTATTATTCCTTCTATGTAAAATAGCTGTATAAATGCTATAATATAATAATATATGTTCAAATATAAAATATATTTTGAGGTGGTCATACATTTGGAAACAGTAAAAGAAAAACTACTTATTTCCCTTAACTTTATTATTACAAATATTTTATGCAGCATATTCCAAATATTTGTGGTTGGAATTTTAGCAATTGCACAATTGCCTATTGAAATTCTTAGTTATCAAGTTATCGGTGGAATTTTAGGAGATTGGAAAATTGCATCAGATATTTCTCCTTTTGTTTCATACATAAGTATCGCTTTATTTTATGGTATTATATGGTTGGGATTTTGGCATATGCTAAGTAAGGCGTCTGAAGGCCATATAAAATACTTTTATTGGAAGCTTGCATTTTCAATAATTCCACTTTTAGTAATATTAAAATTTTTTGATCCAAGGCCTAATCATATGGCAATGATAGCTATTCCTAAAGAACCAATTTTTAGTTCACTTTTTACTTCAATAATACTGCTACCGATATATTCAATTCTAATTTACAAGTTTATTTTAAATCGTGAAGTAAATAAAATTAAAATTATGATTTTCGTATCTCTTGTAACCTTCTTTGTTGGTGCTTTAATATTCTATGGAAGCTTAAACTATATGGATGTGATTTATAGTTTCTTTAACTATAAATCACATCCTAAAGAAAAAATCTAGATACATGAACTTAATACTCTCCCGAATTTAGCTTTACCCTTTAGAATATTAAAAACGGAATCTTAAAATCTGATGATAAATTACCTCTTCAAAAGGAACTTGCTGATTACCTAGATGTTAACAGACACTCTTAGATCCATCTAAAGCAATGAATTTAATTGAAATTGAGCAAAATAATAGGGTTTTGAAACTTAAGGACAAGTTCTAAAACCCTATTTGTTTACAGTTTGAAATGCCATATAA from the Clostridium beijerinckii genome contains:
- a CDS encoding winged helix-turn-helix transcriptional regulator; amino-acid sequence: MGHKWKVLILRNLHDDGTQRFNQLENGINGISQKMLTQQLRQMEADGLIIRKVYPEVPPRVEYSLSELGKSLKPVLDSMNIWGENYINANKHLYED
- a CDS encoding Y-family DNA polymerase; the encoded protein is MDFSEDKLIFHIDVNSAYLSWTAVKLLQYGSQLDIREVPSVIGGSEENRHGIILAASIPAKKYGIKTGEPIYSAKLKCNNLMIYPPDYNWYVKSSDALYELLTEYSPKIQRYSIDECFMDCTHLKENYKRVAMRLKMRISEELGFNCNIGISTNKLLAKMASDFKPKNCIHTLFKHEMHTKMWNLPVEDLFMVGRASAAKLHKLNINTIGELANTDVNLLISKLHSHGKLIYEYANGIDNSEVRDSNYLEVKGIGNSTTIAYDVETMDEAFKILLSLTESVAMRLRSSNSLCSLVVVSVKTNQFNYYSHQKPLNDFTDSTTKIFEGIKEAFKEAWKGEKIRQLGVRVTKLRSNVYYQENLFDYEKNEKQRKLDQTLDDLRNKYGKESVIRSTFLHSGVRPINGGTGSHEDYPMMSSIL
- a CDS encoding type 1 glutamine amidotransferase family protein — protein: MKNTVYLYVFDTMADWEIGYLIAEINSGRYYKKGVMPLKVVTVGITKTPITTMGGLTILPEIELDECSIEDTAALILPGGNTWTEAIHAPIIRMAEKYLEKGIVVGAICGATIGLAMEGVLDKRDHTSNDLGYLKMICPNYDGEMYYKQECVVTDGSLITASGIAPLEFALHILKILDVFSPQTLESWYNLYKTQESKYFFELMNSIQ